A part of Thermotoga petrophila RKU-1 genomic DNA contains:
- a CDS encoding ABC transporter permease, translating into MVRSLYLAKASFLSAKRYRIDWYGAFLTPLLTIMPVVLLYYFGTESGLVRFFYGATNTKNIIGYLLLGAAYWNYVEVLWGSVFALRYYMRIGQLEELFIMPVSSIGYILSWSVFGLVKVTVESVPIIVLAVLLNLMTFNLVEFALAAGVVILSIIASFGLVFLFFGITLRFKEGDELVSLLGNAAPLIGGMFFPVNVLPKVLEYLAYAFPFTWGLDLTRYFLMKTNTLLDLKKEFIILIVLSLLYLAFGTISFKVLQTKGRKNGLQGF; encoded by the coding sequence ATGGTGAGAAGTCTGTATCTTGCAAAAGCCAGTTTCCTGAGTGCGAAAAGATACAGAATAGACTGGTATGGAGCTTTCCTCACACCCCTTCTGACGATAATGCCCGTTGTCCTGCTCTATTACTTTGGCACAGAATCAGGCCTTGTACGGTTTTTCTACGGTGCGACGAACACGAAGAACATCATCGGATACCTCCTGCTAGGGGCAGCTTACTGGAACTACGTTGAGGTACTCTGGGGATCTGTCTTTGCTTTGAGGTACTACATGAGAATAGGACAGCTGGAAGAACTGTTCATCATGCCCGTGAGTTCCATAGGGTACATCCTCTCGTGGTCGGTTTTTGGTCTTGTGAAAGTTACCGTGGAGTCTGTTCCGATAATCGTCCTGGCAGTGCTGCTGAATCTGATGACCTTCAACCTGGTTGAGTTTGCCCTTGCAGCGGGTGTTGTTATTCTTTCCATAATCGCTTCTTTCGGTCTTGTCTTTCTGTTTTTTGGCATCACGTTGAGATTCAAAGAAGGGGACGAACTGGTGAGTTTGCTTGGTAATGCCGCTCCTCTGATTGGTGGTATGTTTTTTCCTGTGAATGTTCTTCCAAAAGTGCTGGAATATCTTGCATATGCTTTTCCATTTACGTGGGGGTTGGACCTCACACGCTATTTTCTCATGAAAACAAACACATTGCTTGACTTGAAAAAAGAATTCATCATCTTGATTGTTTTATCTTTACTGTACTTAGCTTTTGGCACCATTTCTTTTAAGGTACTTCAAACCAAAGGAAGGAAAAATGGGTTGCAGGGTTTTTGA
- a CDS encoding ABC transporter permease produces the protein MRKILHLVLKEMKIRLKYRFVWVNMALTPFFIIGPYVFSSRIADVNSLAENVLIGALLWYWLNQYFFGVGDGFTEEREEGALISVVLAPISLLAFLFSKAADTFLMNLYITFFTLLFFYLSGIKLEIHLYFLLLLAVSGVYITFFSIFFAALSLWKKRIRSINSTAQFFFGVLSGMVNPVENFPSYVRLISYMIPLTYLISIGRSIIKNGNMSGFVPQLLILTGLSFAYLILGVWLLKKAENEIRKKGEWESW, from the coding sequence ATGAGGAAGATACTCCATCTGGTTCTGAAGGAGATGAAGATAAGGCTTAAATACAGGTTCGTGTGGGTGAACATGGCTCTGACACCATTTTTCATCATAGGACCTTATGTGTTTTCTTCCAGAATCGCTGATGTGAACTCGCTTGCAGAGAACGTGTTGATAGGAGCCCTGCTCTGGTACTGGCTGAACCAGTACTTCTTTGGGGTGGGAGACGGATTCACAGAAGAAAGAGAAGAAGGTGCCCTCATCTCCGTGGTACTTGCTCCAATCAGTCTTTTGGCTTTTTTGTTCTCAAAAGCCGCTGACACATTCCTAATGAACCTGTACATAACATTCTTCACATTGCTTTTCTTCTACCTTTCCGGTATAAAGCTTGAGATCCATCTTTACTTTCTTCTTTTGCTGGCGGTGAGCGGTGTTTACATAACATTCTTTTCGATATTTTTCGCAGCGTTGTCGTTGTGGAAGAAGAGAATCAGAAGCATAAATTCCACTGCCCAATTCTTTTTTGGCGTCCTCTCAGGGATGGTCAATCCTGTTGAGAATTTCCCTTCTTACGTTCGACTCATCTCGTACATGATACCGCTCACCTACCTCATCTCCATAGGAAGAAGCATAATAAAAAACGGAAACATGAGTGGCTTTGTTCCCCAACTCCTGATACTGACAGGTTTGAGTTTTGCCTATCTGATCCTCGGAGTATGGTTGCTTAAAAAGGCAGAAAACGAGATTCGAAAAAAAGGAGAATGGGAATCATGGTGA
- a CDS encoding ABC transporter ATP-binding protein: protein MRKVVEVSGVRKSFGELRVLDKVDFYAEEGDFKVIVGENGSGKSTLLKIMIGLLLPDDGEVKVLGVDVKKHWKKLSARIGVVLANERSLYWKLTAWENLDIFGGVYGVPKKVRRERMEELLKRFGLFEYKDKPVEEFSTGMRKKLMICKALIHDPEVLFIDEILNGLDPPSVREMVGFLDERNRRGLTIVMISHVLHVLPENACVVLLRNGRVQMEVRYKDIRSERSEVYEVFENLIRGRNMDEEDTPSGSEGDEDKA, encoded by the coding sequence ATGAGAAAAGTCGTAGAAGTGTCCGGTGTCAGGAAATCCTTCGGAGAACTTCGAGTTCTCGATAAAGTTGATTTTTACGCAGAAGAGGGAGACTTCAAGGTAATCGTCGGCGAGAACGGTTCGGGAAAAAGCACACTGCTGAAAATCATGATAGGTCTCTTGCTTCCTGACGATGGGGAAGTGAAGGTTCTCGGCGTTGATGTGAAAAAGCACTGGAAGAAACTATCTGCGAGAATAGGGGTGGTTCTTGCAAACGAGAGAAGTCTGTACTGGAAACTCACTGCCTGGGAAAACCTCGATATCTTTGGGGGTGTATACGGCGTACCGAAAAAAGTCAGAAGAGAACGAATGGAAGAGCTTCTCAAAAGATTCGGTCTGTTCGAATACAAAGACAAACCCGTCGAAGAGTTTTCAACGGGCATGAGGAAAAAGTTGATGATTTGTAAAGCGCTAATTCACGATCCAGAGGTACTGTTCATCGACGAGATACTCAACGGTCTGGATCCACCGTCGGTGCGTGAAATGGTCGGTTTTTTGGATGAACGGAACAGGAGGGGATTGACTATCGTAATGATAAGTCATGTACTTCACGTTCTTCCCGAGAATGCCTGCGTTGTTCTTCTTAGAAACGGTCGTGTACAGATGGAAGTGAGATACAAGGATATCCGCAGCGAAAGAAGCGAAGTATATGAGGTGTTCGAAAACCTCATCAGGGGGCGAAATATGGATGAGGAAGATACTCCATCTGGTTCTGAAGGAGATGAAGATAAGGCTTAA
- a CDS encoding radical SAM/SPASM domain-containing protein, which yields MSGYKFSDFLIKVQEKNRILLYNVLLRSYAETNVDELRRLQAALNGANEEFLLSTFVDRGIVLENHINEYALFKYISNKIKYDRSVLSITDVITLNCNLNCIYCMQQGIKPHNKERNGSLSPQDRVNLWLALMDLFDTKTIAVTFFGGEPSLYPEKLSEIIRIAEKEQVPIKQYNIITNGVSFSNHMFEVLSNSKFRFIQITIDGPKNIHDKRRISQNYDGTWEVIIDNINKLLNKTNLTIVIHTVLDRMNSEEKYGMMIDELIDIFGKNTIKERFLFNIGLLSHPNSSCAYTIENIPDIAEYANIYVNTIKVALERDIFLLDFLNIWPCTYHKETDLVVAPNGDLYNCISGVGREEFRICSYSEFLNSPIDFLRRYSQFMENDNTDNECKDCIYLPICNGGCRFNAYILKTKKDCWKVFHQNSYPELLRLFSKFRERVKLV from the coding sequence ATGTCAGGGTACAAATTCTCGGATTTTCTCATTAAAGTACAAGAAAAGAACCGGATCCTTCTTTATAACGTGTTGTTAAGAAGTTATGCGGAAACCAATGTGGATGAGCTGAGAAGATTACAAGCTGCACTCAACGGTGCTAATGAGGAGTTTCTCTTGTCAACTTTTGTAGATAGAGGTATTGTATTGGAGAATCATATTAATGAGTATGCATTGTTCAAGTATATTTCGAATAAAATCAAGTATGACCGCTCTGTTTTATCAATAACAGATGTCATAACATTGAACTGTAATTTAAACTGCATTTATTGTATGCAGCAAGGTATCAAACCACATAATAAAGAAAGAAATGGTTCACTTTCTCCTCAAGATAGAGTAAATTTATGGCTAGCCTTGATGGATCTGTTTGACACGAAGACCATTGCTGTGACATTTTTTGGTGGAGAGCCTTCTCTCTATCCTGAAAAGTTGAGTGAAATTATTAGAATTGCTGAAAAAGAGCAAGTGCCGATCAAGCAGTACAATATAATAACAAATGGTGTGAGTTTTTCTAATCATATGTTTGAAGTACTAAGTAATTCCAAATTCAGGTTTATTCAAATAACCATAGATGGGCCAAAAAACATTCATGATAAAAGAAGGATCTCGCAAAACTACGACGGGACTTGGGAAGTAATAATAGATAACATAAACAAATTACTTAATAAAACAAATTTAACAATAGTTATCCATACTGTTTTAGACAGAATGAATTCAGAGGAAAAATACGGTATGATGATAGATGAGCTCATAGACATCTTCGGTAAAAATACGATAAAAGAGAGATTTTTGTTCAACATTGGATTACTAAGTCATCCAAATAGTTCTTGTGCCTATACGATCGAGAATATACCTGATATTGCAGAGTATGCAAATATTTATGTAAATACTATAAAAGTTGCTCTAGAACGGGACATTTTCCTATTGGATTTTCTCAACATCTGGCCATGTACCTACCATAAGGAAACAGATCTAGTTGTTGCTCCTAACGGAGATTTGTACAATTGTATTTCGGGAGTGGGAAGAGAGGAGTTTAGGATATGTTCCTACAGTGAATTTCTTAATTCTCCAATAGACTTTTTGAGGCGTTACTCTCAATTCATGGAAAACGATAATACTGACAACGAGTGTAAGGACTGTATCTATTTACCTATATGTAATGGTGGCTGTAGGTTTAACGCCTATATTTTGAAAACAAAGAAAGATTGCTGGAAAGTTTTTCATCAAAATTCTTATCCAGAACTTTTGAGATTATTTTCAAAGTTCCGTGAAAGGGTGAAGTTGGTATGA